A single region of the Candidatus Protochlamydia amoebophila UWE25 genome encodes:
- a CDS encoding tetratricopeptide repeat protein, which translates to MKQRSFLLLLILTICLGFHSSVEASKSRPFSSQQEAQRYLNQHYNKGCHYYNKQNWRFAMDEFEKVVYFFPNSTEAAEAYYYLGVCYFERKEYDFANNAFSKYLTSVEQPAFFEDAVHYKFCIAEHFRCGKRRRPLTFRYFPKWMSGQTIALTIYDEIIVAMPNSDMTVNALYSKAQLLQKMESFREAIETYQILIRRFPKHEMTPLCYLKIAESYSQQSVYEFQNPDILALAELNSRKFKEEFPREEKTELAERYVQRIKDMYAKGLCDMGLFYERMGHPDAAAIYFRSSIEEFPDTYVAGYCRSRLKSFGCEYEEEQPILIESGEIENSCQEKETCENESLPMQKENPEAQSQILSLQLSSDKVSQEHLVEEVLINHSSVDSAEVLPKDCYQEEIVNARPYESQFNDFIFYDLQSDAVLPDHESVNGKTNEQMDSQLDVQEEIGTTPYILHYSLTKKTPQQRMQRP; encoded by the coding sequence ATGAAACAACGATCTTTTTTACTCCTCCTCATATTAACTATCTGTTTAGGGTTTCATTCTTCTGTAGAAGCTTCGAAATCCAGGCCTTTTTCAAGTCAACAAGAGGCTCAAAGATACCTAAATCAACATTACAATAAAGGGTGTCATTATTATAATAAGCAGAATTGGCGTTTTGCGATGGATGAATTTGAAAAAGTAGTTTATTTTTTTCCAAATTCTACAGAAGCAGCTGAAGCCTATTATTATTTAGGAGTCTGTTATTTTGAAAGAAAAGAGTATGACTTCGCAAATAATGCATTTTCAAAATATTTGACTTCTGTTGAACAACCGGCTTTTTTTGAAGATGCTGTGCATTATAAATTCTGCATTGCAGAGCATTTTCGCTGCGGAAAAAGAAGAAGGCCTTTAACATTTCGTTATTTTCCTAAATGGATGTCTGGGCAAACAATAGCTTTAACAATTTACGATGAAATCATTGTCGCAATGCCGAACAGTGATATGACGGTTAATGCTTTATATTCTAAGGCTCAATTACTGCAAAAAATGGAAAGTTTTAGAGAAGCTATTGAAACATATCAAATTTTAATTCGCCGATTTCCTAAACATGAAATGACTCCGCTGTGTTATCTTAAAATTGCTGAATCTTACTCCCAACAAAGTGTTTATGAATTTCAAAATCCCGATATTTTGGCATTAGCAGAACTCAATTCACGGAAATTTAAAGAAGAATTTCCTCGGGAAGAAAAAACTGAACTTGCAGAAAGGTATGTTCAAAGAATTAAGGATATGTATGCCAAAGGTTTGTGCGACATGGGGTTATTTTACGAGAGAATGGGCCACCCTGATGCAGCTGCTATCTATTTTCGTAGCTCGATTGAAGAATTTCCTGATACATATGTAGCAGGTTATTGTCGCTCACGTTTGAAATCATTTGGGTGTGAATATGAGGAAGAGCAACCAATTTTGATAGAATCAGGCGAAATAGAAAATTCTTGCCAAGAGAAAGAGACTTGTGAAAATGAAAGCCTGCCTATGCAAAAAGAAAATCCTGAAGCTCAATCGCAAATTTTAAGTCTACAGCTATCTTCAGATAAAGTTAGCCAAGAGCATCTTGTTGAAGAAGTTCTTATTAATCACTCCTCTGTAGACTCTGCAGAAGTCCTCCCAAAAGACTGTTATCAAGAAGAGATAGTTAATGCTCGTCCATATGAATCCCAATTTAACGATTTTATTTTTTATGATTTGCAATCCGATGCTGTTCTTCCCGATCATGAATCAGTCAATGGAAAAACAAATGAGCAAATGGATTCTCAATTAGATGTCCAGGAAGAGATTGGGACGACTCCTTATATTCTTCATTATAGCTTGACAAAGAAAACCCCTCAACAGCGCATGCAAAGACCTTAG
- a CDS encoding LPS assembly lipoprotein LptE has protein sequence MIKFILTCFFLLGFFSSCQYQFGKGELADQYQTIAIPYVEGDQEGGVTAEVIKRMSETGALRYVSSHGELILKIKLIEFRDENIGFRYDRKKQGELKKTVIPTETRLNAVAEVIITEASSGKIIRGPTRIKTSIDFDHDFYSSYHEINVFSLGQLNDYDAAHDAVMYPLNRQLAEKIVDYVTQSW, from the coding sequence ATGATTAAATTCATTCTGACTTGTTTTTTTTTATTGGGTTTTTTTTCAAGCTGTCAATACCAATTTGGAAAAGGAGAATTGGCTGATCAATATCAAACGATAGCCATTCCTTATGTAGAGGGTGATCAGGAAGGGGGGGTGACAGCTGAAGTCATTAAAAGAATGAGTGAAACTGGTGCCCTTCGTTATGTCTCATCTCATGGAGAGTTGATTTTGAAGATAAAACTCATTGAATTTCGTGATGAAAATATTGGCTTCCGCTATGACCGAAAAAAGCAAGGAGAGTTAAAAAAAACTGTTATTCCTACTGAAACTCGCTTAAATGCTGTTGCAGAAGTGATTATTACGGAAGCTTCTTCAGGAAAAATCATCAGAGGGCCAACACGAATTAAAACGAGTATAGATTTTGATCATGATTTCTATTCTAGTTATCATGAGATAAATGTATTTTCTTTAGGACAACTTAACGATTATGATGCTGCACATGACGCTGTCATGTATCCATTAAATCGACAATTAGCCGAAAAAATTGTAGATTATGTGACCCAAAGTTGGTAA
- a CDS encoding ATP-binding protein codes for MHQKTFLANLSQLHEMLSFIQSYGQSHHINSYTLNKIVVAAEEALVNIIHYGYPDQIGKIEIICDKTSLKPGIHILIKDQGIPFNPVKKGFSNKKNNSTNLKIGGYGIYLYVEIMDKVEYQRGKEGNILSLIKYIMDPEQ; via the coding sequence ATGCATCAAAAAACATTTTTAGCTAATCTTAGCCAACTTCATGAAATGCTTAGTTTTATTCAATCTTATGGGCAATCTCATCATATAAATTCTTACACACTCAATAAAATTGTTGTTGCAGCTGAAGAAGCTCTTGTAAATATTATTCACTATGGATATCCCGACCAAATTGGAAAAATAGAAATTATTTGTGACAAAACTTCATTAAAACCCGGGATTCACATTTTAATCAAAGATCAAGGAATCCCTTTCAATCCTGTAAAAAAAGGCTTTTCTAATAAGAAAAACAACTCAACGAATTTGAAGATTGGAGGATATGGAATTTATCTTTATGTCGAAATTATGGATAAAGTAGAATATCAAAGAGGTAAGGAGGGCAATATCCTTTCTTTGATTAAATACATTATGGATCCTGAACAATAA
- a CDS encoding D-alanyl-D-alanine carboxypeptidase family protein: MRVWYIFFVTIISFSLRSAPLDFKIAGEAAILLNAESGAILFEQEAYSCQFPASTTKVATALYALSKKQDLNQMMAAEQDSLTTLSQEAKKKTNYDPPYRLEPDGSHIGLKKGEMMSLHDLLGGMLIPSGNDAANVIANALGPTIPVFMAELNIYLKKIGCEKTTFYNPHGLHHPQHQTTAYDLALITKEALKQPVFCELIGQKKYLRPKTNKQAATTLLQTNRLIRPGSFYYSKAIGGKTGYHAKAKKTYIGVARSEERTLIVVLLGYQERNTIFQDAIKLFDAAFNQPKIQRTFLKEGRQSFAHNLPKAACPLQTHLKEPLKLDYYLAEDPEAKCLLYWMIPPLPIQKDQQVGELHLIAKNGSLIKKASLLALGDVSYAWPYSWMANIEGFFGQLSWLWVSLISLFMFGLLFFIWKTSPKEL; the protein is encoded by the coding sequence ATGAGAGTCTGGTACATTTTTTTTGTGACAATAATTTCTTTTTCCTTACGATCAGCCCCCCTTGATTTTAAAATTGCTGGGGAAGCGGCTATTTTACTTAATGCTGAAAGTGGAGCAATTCTATTTGAACAAGAAGCCTACTCTTGCCAATTTCCAGCCAGTACAACAAAAGTAGCCACAGCTTTATATGCGTTAAGTAAAAAGCAAGATCTTAACCAGATGATGGCCGCTGAGCAAGACTCACTGACGACACTTTCGCAAGAAGCTAAGAAGAAAACTAATTATGATCCTCCTTATCGACTAGAACCTGATGGCAGTCACATAGGTCTAAAAAAAGGAGAAATGATGTCATTGCACGATCTTTTAGGAGGGATGTTAATTCCTTCTGGAAATGATGCCGCAAACGTAATTGCTAATGCCCTAGGCCCTACAATTCCAGTTTTTATGGCAGAGTTGAACATTTACTTAAAAAAAATTGGCTGTGAGAAAACAACTTTTTATAATCCTCATGGTCTGCATCATCCTCAACATCAAACAACGGCTTACGATTTAGCTCTAATAACCAAAGAAGCTTTGAAACAACCTGTTTTTTGCGAATTGATTGGACAAAAAAAATATTTAAGGCCAAAAACGAATAAACAAGCGGCAACGACTTTATTACAGACAAATCGGTTAATTCGCCCCGGAAGCTTTTATTATTCTAAAGCGATTGGAGGAAAAACTGGTTATCATGCAAAAGCTAAAAAAACATATATTGGAGTCGCTCGATCGGAAGAAAGGACCTTGATAGTGGTTTTATTGGGTTATCAAGAGAGAAATACCATTTTTCAAGATGCTATTAAATTGTTTGATGCTGCTTTCAATCAACCTAAAATTCAACGTACATTTTTGAAAGAAGGAAGACAGTCATTTGCTCATAATCTTCCTAAAGCTGCTTGCCCGCTACAAACGCATTTAAAAGAACCATTGAAGTTAGACTATTATCTGGCAGAAGATCCCGAAGCTAAATGTCTTTTATATTGGATGATTCCACCTTTACCTATCCAAAAAGATCAACAAGTGGGAGAGTTACATCTCATTGCTAAGAATGGTAGCTTAATTAAAAAGGCCTCTCTTTTAGCATTAGGAGATGTTTCTTACGCATGGCCCTATAGCTGGATGGCTAATATCGAGGGTTTTTTCGGTCAACTTTCTTGGCTGTGGGTAAGTTTGATTAGCCTATTTATGTTTGGGTTATTGTTTTTCATTTGGAAAACTAGTCCAAAAGAGCTCTAA
- the rsmA gene encoding 16S rRNA (adenine(1518)-N(6)/adenine(1519)-N(6))-dimethyltransferase RsmA encodes MPIYKPSELRLFLNQLGIFPKKGLSQNFLIDGNIIRKIVRASDVQPGNLVLEIGPGPGSLTQAMLEVEAHVVAVEKDFVLARELKRFQTPSKQLEIFCEDILMFSVEEELQSRLRDDQKAKVIANLPYHLTTPILAEMVVRRKLFSSLTVMVQEEVARRMTALPGQSDYSSFTIFLNFYSKPRYGFTVSRNCFYPAPKVDSAIVVLELKEPPPNIDAQVFFKITRTAFEQRRKMLRASLKSLFDPSKISNALEIIGQNPQARPEVLSLEDFIKLYHELYSSERH; translated from the coding sequence ATGCCTATTTATAAACCCAGCGAATTACGCCTTTTTTTAAATCAACTTGGAATTTTCCCCAAAAAAGGACTTTCTCAAAATTTTTTGATTGATGGAAATATCATTCGTAAAATCGTTAGAGCCTCGGACGTACAACCAGGAAATCTTGTCTTAGAAATTGGCCCAGGGCCAGGCTCATTAACACAAGCTATGCTAGAAGTAGAAGCCCATGTAGTGGCTGTTGAAAAGGACTTTGTACTAGCCCGCGAATTAAAAAGATTTCAAACGCCATCAAAGCAACTTGAAATATTTTGTGAAGATATTCTAATGTTCTCAGTTGAAGAAGAACTTCAAAGTCGATTAAGAGATGATCAGAAAGCAAAAGTGATTGCTAATCTCCCCTATCATTTGACAACTCCAATTCTCGCAGAAATGGTTGTTCGACGAAAACTTTTTTCTTCGTTAACTGTCATGGTACAAGAAGAAGTCGCTAGGCGTATGACAGCTTTACCTGGCCAATCTGATTATAGCTCTTTTACAATCTTTCTGAATTTTTATTCTAAGCCCCGCTATGGTTTTACGGTCAGCCGAAATTGCTTTTACCCTGCCCCAAAAGTTGATTCTGCTATCGTTGTTTTAGAATTAAAAGAGCCTCCTCCTAATATTGATGCACAAGTCTTTTTTAAAATCACTCGTACAGCCTTTGAACAGCGTCGTAAAATGCTTCGTGCCTCACTCAAATCTCTTTTTGACCCATCTAAAATATCAAACGCTTTAGAAATAATTGGGCAAAATCCTCAAGCTAGACCGGAAGTTTTATCTTTAGAAGATTTTATTAAACTATATCACGAACTATATAGCTCTGAAAGGCATTAA
- a CDS encoding peptidylprolyl isomerase produces the protein MKKTIFIASLSFFLTFYALEAIKSDDFLSSSRTEESKIFINNRILARINGKPISAYDLVKKMDVTFYKQFPQYLSSTEARYQYYQFSWKYALEDLINKELILADAQESKVEVTSGDVRQEMELMFGPNIIASLDKIGLSFEEASKIVQGDILLKRMIGARVNGKAIRQVTPSRVRKSYEDFIKDPANIRLTIWNYKVLTIKDRNLKKSEEIAQAAYQLLRKGFSIEEVPAKLKEGKLLGRKGKVTVSKVIHNNEKELSKSYQQILNPLDTGMYSLPFENKSRVEHTTVYRILFVQEKIPGGYPSFKEMEPVLKERLLNQVADEETDLYLKKLREHFYVRDKDLEAMVPADYQPFVLK, from the coding sequence ATGAAAAAAACTATCTTTATTGCTTCTCTTTCTTTCTTTTTAACTTTTTACGCGCTAGAAGCAATTAAATCGGACGACTTCCTTTCTTCTTCTCGTACTGAAGAATCTAAAATTTTTATTAATAATCGAATTCTAGCAAGAATTAACGGTAAACCTATTTCTGCCTATGATCTTGTCAAAAAAATGGATGTCACCTTCTATAAACAATTTCCCCAATATCTTTCTTCTACTGAAGCTCGCTACCAATATTATCAATTTAGTTGGAAATATGCTTTGGAAGATTTAATCAATAAAGAACTTATTTTAGCTGATGCCCAAGAAAGTAAAGTTGAGGTTACTAGTGGAGATGTTCGACAAGAAATGGAACTCATGTTTGGCCCTAACATTATTGCGAGTTTAGATAAAATTGGTTTATCTTTTGAGGAAGCTTCAAAAATTGTTCAAGGTGATATCCTTTTAAAGCGTATGATCGGTGCCAGGGTCAATGGTAAAGCTATTCGTCAAGTCACACCCTCCAGGGTCCGTAAAAGCTATGAAGATTTTATTAAAGATCCAGCAAATATCCGATTGACTATCTGGAACTATAAAGTTTTGACAATTAAAGATCGTAATCTCAAAAAATCTGAAGAAATCGCCCAGGCTGCTTATCAACTTCTTAGAAAGGGTTTTTCAATTGAAGAAGTTCCTGCTAAATTAAAAGAAGGGAAATTGCTTGGTCGCAAAGGAAAAGTAACTGTTTCAAAGGTAATCCATAACAATGAAAAAGAACTTTCTAAGTCCTATCAACAAATTTTAAATCCTTTAGATACAGGAATGTATAGCCTACCTTTCGAAAATAAAAGTCGCGTTGAGCATACCACTGTCTATCGAATTTTATTTGTTCAAGAAAAAATTCCTGGTGGTTACCCTTCCTTTAAAGAAATGGAACCTGTTTTAAAGGAACGACTTTTAAATCAAGTGGCTGATGAAGAGACTGACTTATACCTCAAAAAATTACGAGAACATTTTTACGTCAGAGATAAAGACTTAGAAGCAATGGTTCCTGCTGACTATCAACCTTTTGTTTTAAAATAA
- a CDS encoding RsmB/NOP family class I SAM-dependent RNA methyltransferase: MTQKIPFRDYHLFSLLEAYDRQTLPLDLFISHYFREHSSLGSKDRGFLAETIYALIRWKGLLEYLAPSSSWQEKYIVYQTTDLSKMQAREDIPLHARVSFPSHLFELFEECYGVEKAVNLCLINNTTAPTTIRVNRIKTTRDSLFKRWEGQYKISHTRYSSEGIIFHKKINFFSLPEFKEGLFEVQDEGSQLLAQLVRPKPGDQVLDYCAGSGGKTLAFAPHMEHRGQIYLHDIRPFALQEAKKRLKRAGIQNSQILLPNSPQLSKLKKKMNWILVDAPCTGTGTLRRNPDMKWKFDETVLPRLIGQQRTIFEKALSFLHPEGHIVYGTCSMLNAENQNQLEHFIKTYSLEVEGEIFQTIPAQGEMDGFFGVVLKRA; the protein is encoded by the coding sequence ATGACACAAAAAATTCCTTTCCGTGATTACCATTTATTTTCTTTATTAGAAGCCTATGACAGGCAAACTTTACCTCTTGATCTTTTCATCAGTCATTATTTTAGAGAACATTCTTCTTTAGGGTCAAAAGATCGAGGGTTTTTAGCAGAAACCATTTATGCATTAATACGCTGGAAAGGATTGCTAGAATATCTTGCCCCTTCTTCTTCCTGGCAGGAAAAATATATTGTTTACCAAACAACAGACTTATCTAAAATGCAGGCTCGTGAAGATATTCCACTTCATGCAAGAGTCAGTTTTCCTTCCCATTTATTTGAATTATTCGAAGAATGTTATGGGGTAGAAAAAGCTGTTAATTTATGTTTAATTAACAACACCACTGCCCCTACAACAATTAGAGTCAATCGAATCAAGACAACGAGAGATTCTTTATTTAAAAGATGGGAAGGTCAATATAAAATCTCCCATACACGTTATTCTTCAGAAGGAATTATCTTTCATAAGAAAATTAACTTTTTTAGCCTCCCCGAATTTAAAGAAGGCTTGTTCGAAGTACAGGACGAAGGAAGTCAACTATTGGCACAGCTTGTCCGGCCTAAACCTGGTGACCAAGTATTAGATTATTGCGCAGGTTCGGGTGGTAAAACGTTAGCATTTGCTCCTCACATGGAACATCGAGGGCAAATTTATCTTCATGATATTCGCCCTTTTGCTCTTCAAGAAGCAAAAAAAAGGTTGAAACGAGCAGGCATTCAAAATAGTCAAATTCTTTTACCAAATAGCCCTCAATTATCAAAATTGAAAAAAAAGATGAATTGGATTTTAGTAGACGCTCCTTGCACAGGGACGGGTACATTACGCCGTAATCCTGACATGAAATGGAAATTTGATGAAACCGTTCTTCCTCGCTTGATTGGCCAACAAAGAACAATTTTTGAAAAAGCTTTAAGTTTTTTACATCCTGAAGGGCACATTGTATATGGGACCTGCAGCATGTTAAATGCTGAAAATCAGAACCAATTAGAACATTTCATTAAAACATATTCTCTCGAAGTGGAAGGAGAAATATTCCAAACAATCCCAGCTCAGGGGGAAATGGACGGTTTTTTTGGAGTTGTTCTTAAAAGAGCATAA
- a CDS encoding ATP-grasp domain-containing protein, producing MFKIALICGGPSLERGISLNSARSVLDHLASEFIEIIPIYVDYQNFFYLISTAQLYSNTPADFDFKLKKSAQAMNREEFKKILRNIDLVFPVIHGIFGEDGELQKILEEIDVPFVGTGSQACAEMFCKYHASQILHQNRFPAFMKLEVCPETNDLAPIKSFFEQHQLKRAIVKPTMGGSSIGVTSVQTPEDAFEKIKMLCQQGIAKRALIEPFCEGTEFTVVVLQNQQSKPVALIPTEIEMSYQNHQIFDYRKKYLPTNQTTYHTPARFDETIIQGIRQKAEAIFTLFHMRDFARLDGWLLNDGTIYFTDLNPISGMEQNSFLFRQASLLGLTHRDVFRLIITSACLRWKLAPPTFVDESMLEKKKVHVLFGGKNAERQVSLMSGTNVWLKLLRSSKYHPIPFFYGKNDLIWQLPYAYTLDHTVEEILHRCLAREASNKKLPNYFNSICEQLGIPYNFQETPSSMCLQDFYQLSASNQAFVFIAMHGGEGENGILQKELEKNQLYYNGSCAKTSSICMDKFLTGQVIEQLKHPNIFSLPKECVEAANLFGQSTKYFLEKWNKICISLRSNRLIIKPRQDGCSAGIVLLESGADLEKYFAFIQNNVSLIPKGSFSQQKDVIEMPSSTCVEYLLEPYIETDRIILDQGELIHEIKEGWVELTVGVLEHNQIYRSLNPSITLAEGAVLSLEEKFQGGTGVNLTPPPEKILASEDVSQIKFLIEKTADALQIQNYARLDIFYHRETKKMVVIEANTLPGLTPSTVFYQQGLAEKKPLNPLSLLEIIISSKLELNKENIIFND from the coding sequence ATGTTTAAAATAGCTCTTATCTGCGGAGGTCCTTCATTAGAGAGAGGGATATCTCTGAATTCTGCTCGCTCTGTTCTAGATCATTTGGCTTCTGAGTTTATAGAGATTATTCCTATTTACGTAGACTATCAAAATTTTTTTTATCTTATTTCAACAGCTCAACTTTATTCAAATACCCCGGCGGATTTTGATTTTAAATTAAAAAAGTCAGCGCAAGCAATGAATCGAGAAGAATTTAAAAAAATTTTAAGAAATATAGATTTGGTTTTTCCTGTTATTCATGGAATATTTGGTGAAGATGGAGAATTACAAAAAATTTTGGAAGAAATAGATGTTCCTTTTGTAGGAACAGGTAGTCAAGCCTGTGCAGAAATGTTTTGTAAATATCATGCTTCGCAAATCCTACATCAAAATCGATTTCCGGCTTTTATGAAATTGGAAGTGTGCCCTGAAACCAATGATTTGGCACCTATTAAATCTTTTTTTGAACAGCATCAGTTAAAAAGAGCTATTGTTAAACCAACCATGGGTGGATCTTCGATAGGAGTGACCTCTGTTCAGACTCCAGAAGATGCTTTTGAAAAAATTAAAATGCTTTGCCAGCAAGGAATAGCTAAACGAGCCCTAATAGAGCCTTTTTGTGAAGGGACAGAATTTACCGTTGTTGTCCTTCAAAATCAACAAAGTAAACCTGTCGCTTTAATCCCGACTGAAATTGAAATGAGTTATCAAAACCATCAGATTTTTGATTATCGAAAAAAATATCTTCCTACAAACCAAACAACTTATCATACCCCTGCACGCTTTGATGAGACGATTATTCAAGGCATTAGACAAAAAGCCGAAGCAATTTTTACATTATTTCATATGCGCGATTTCGCTCGTTTAGATGGTTGGTTACTAAATGATGGAACAATTTATTTTACTGACCTTAATCCAATTAGTGGAATGGAGCAGAACAGTTTTCTTTTTAGGCAAGCCTCTCTTCTTGGATTAACTCACCGCGATGTGTTTCGTTTGATCATTACAAGTGCGTGTTTGAGATGGAAATTGGCTCCTCCAACCTTTGTTGATGAATCGATGCTAGAAAAAAAAAAGGTTCATGTTCTGTTTGGAGGCAAAAATGCAGAAAGACAAGTTTCATTAATGAGTGGAACAAATGTTTGGTTAAAGCTTTTACGATCATCTAAGTATCATCCTATCCCTTTTTTCTATGGAAAAAATGACTTAATCTGGCAACTACCTTATGCTTATACACTGGATCATACAGTTGAAGAAATTTTACATAGGTGTTTAGCTAGAGAAGCATCGAACAAAAAACTTCCGAACTATTTTAATTCTATTTGCGAGCAGCTTGGTATTCCATATAATTTTCAAGAAACTCCTTCTAGCATGTGTCTACAAGATTTTTATCAACTTTCTGCCTCTAACCAAGCCTTTGTTTTTATTGCTATGCATGGAGGGGAAGGGGAAAATGGAATTTTGCAAAAAGAATTGGAAAAAAACCAACTGTATTATAATGGCTCTTGTGCAAAAACTTCTTCCATTTGTATGGATAAATTTTTAACAGGTCAAGTAATTGAACAGCTCAAACATCCAAATATATTTTCGCTTCCTAAAGAATGTGTAGAAGCTGCCAATTTGTTCGGTCAATCTACAAAATACTTTTTGGAAAAATGGAATAAAATTTGTATTTCATTAAGATCGAATCGACTAATTATTAAACCACGTCAAGATGGATGTTCCGCCGGAATTGTTTTATTAGAATCTGGGGCAGATTTAGAAAAGTATTTTGCGTTTATTCAAAATAACGTTTCGTTAATTCCAAAAGGTTCTTTTAGCCAACAAAAAGACGTGATTGAAATGCCTTCATCAACTTGCGTTGAATACTTATTAGAACCTTATATCGAAACAGATCGAATTATCCTTGATCAAGGAGAGCTAATTCATGAAATAAAAGAAGGGTGGGTAGAATTGACTGTCGGGGTTCTTGAGCATAATCAAATTTATCGCTCATTGAATCCAAGCATTACACTTGCTGAAGGAGCCGTTTTAAGTTTGGAAGAAAAATTTCAAGGAGGGACGGGAGTTAATTTAACCCCACCTCCAGAAAAAATTCTAGCTTCTGAAGATGTTTCTCAAATTAAATTTTTAATTGAGAAAACGGCAGATGCTTTGCAAATTCAAAATTATGCTCGACTTGATATTTTTTATCATCGAGAGACAAAAAAAATGGTTGTTATTGAAGCTAATACACTTCCAGGGCTCACTCCATCGACAGTTTTTTATCAACAAGGTTTAGCTGAAAAAAAACCTTTGAATCCTTTAAGCCTTTTAGAAATCATAATTAGTTCAAAATTAGAGTTGAACAAAGAAAATATAATATTCAACGATTAA